One region of Choristoneura fumiferana chromosome 3, NRCan_CFum_1, whole genome shotgun sequence genomic DNA includes:
- the RFeSP gene encoding Rieske iron-sulfur protein has protein sequence MTSVVRAGHLAPYFKSTSQVVSNGLKPLVAVPISNEKLSVQPLPKTSTVQSLHGSLPIQGLKVKAGAKVPAQVRFAHTDIGYPDFSAYRRKETQDPSSQAKESADGRQSFTYLMAGAGSVASAYAAKSVVTQFVSSMAAAADVLALAKIEVKLSDIPEGKSVTFKWRGKPLFIRHRTAEEIATEKAVPVETLRDPQHDDQRTQAPEWLVVIGVCTHLGCVPVANSGDFGGYYCPCHGSHYDASGRIRKGPAPLNLEVPPHQFMDENLLIVG, from the exons ATGACTTCTGTGGTGAGGGCCGGGCATTTGGCTCCGTATTTCAAATCCACCTCCCAGGTGGTTTCAAACGGGCTAAAACCACTAGTAGCAGTGCCTATTTCCAACGAAAAGTTATCGGTCCAACCTCTGCCTAAGACGTCGACTGTGCAATCTTTGCATGGATCCTTGCCCATCCAGGGCCTGAAGGTCAAGGCAGGAGCTAAAG TGCCAGCCCAAGTTCGTTTTGCCCACACTGACATCGGCTATCCTGACTTTTCCGCTTACCGCCGCAAGGAGACCCAGGACCCATCGTCGCAGGCGAAGGAGAGTGCAGATGGACGCCAATCTTTCACTTACCTTATGGCTGGAG CTGGCAGCGTCGCTAGTGCCTATGCCGCCAAGTCCGTGGTGACGCAGTTTGTGTCATCCATGGCTGCTGCTGCCGATGTCTTGGCCTTGGCCAAGATTGAAGTCAAGCTCTCCGACATCCCCGAGGGAAAGTCCGTCACATTCAAGTGGAGGGGCAAGCCACTGTTCATTCGTCACAG GACAGCAGAAGAAATCGCCACCGAGAAAGCTGTCCCAGTGGAAACCCTACGTGACCCACAGCACGATGACCAACGCACCCAGGCCCCTGAATGGCTGGTTGTCATCGGTGTATGCACCCACCTGGGTTGTGTCCCCGTTGCCAATTCCGGAGACTTTGGTGGTTACTACTGCCCCTGCCACGGCTCCCATTACGACGCCTCCGGACGTATCCGCAAGGGGCCGGCCCCACTCAACTTAGAAGTACCCCCGCATCAGTTTATGGATGAGAACCTCCTGATTGTAGGTTAA